TAAGTTTTAGATTATTAATCATTTATATTTGATTATTAGTTAAAACTAATTTAATTAAATGTTTAGATTTATATTTTCTAGAATTAGGTTTAGCATCAACAGTTACTCCCGTGAGAATAATATTTAGACCTTCGCCACTTGGCACTGTTCCCTGCATTACCCCTAATACCACTTCATCATCAGTTAAGTCTGAGTCAATTTTAAGAATTTCAGATCGAGCTTTTTCTATTGCATCATTAGTTGAACCAACAGAAACACTATCAACCTCAATTTTTACTAAATTTGAAAGAACTACATCAACTGATTTTCTCTCAGGAATTATTTCAAAAGTTTTAGAAGCCCTCAATTTTGAATTTTGTAGAGCTACTACTTCAAATTTTGTAAATACATCAGTTTGAACACTTTCAATATTCTCTGAACCACGAATCAAAATTATTTCAATATTATTATCATTCAGTCTTTCATCAATCCTAATTAAAGTTTGCTTAATTTCAATTAATAATTCTTCTTTATTTTCAACTTTTCTATTTTTACTTTCAATAAGTTCTAAATTATTTGTTATTGCCGGTATTTCTAAATAAGTTATTTTTAATTCAATTTCACTTTTTGTATAAAAGAATGTTCCCTCTTCAGCAGGCATTAAATATATAAAAGAAGGCTTATTAATATCTAAGTAAAAACTAACAACATCTCACTTAATATTTTCATTATTTTCTTTTAAAATTGTTTCTATCTCAGCTGTAAGTTGCTGTTCATTTTTTCCTATAAATGTATCAACTTCTATAGTTTTATCGTTTAATGCCTCTTCAATAGTTTGTTTATTGAAATTTATTGCAAAGGGTTTCAAAACATCATCAAAGTTATTATTACTTTGATCAACTGTATTTTCAGGAATAATTACAATTTTATAAGTTGAAATTTCATCAGACTGATTTGAATTTTTAACTTGTTCAATTGGTGATGTAAAATGTTCAATATCTTTTATATAAATATCATTTTCAATTCCTAAGTATTCATAAAGTTCTTGAGTGTATATAGATTTAGATAATGATTGATTGCCAGGATAGGTACCAACTCATTTTCTTGCATCAAAATGTTGTTCTGCAAATCAAGTAATTGTTTTTTGTTTAACGCTGTTTAAATGATTAACGATTTTACTTGTATCATCAATTGATGCGCTTACTTCAAATTGCCCATCAAAGTTGTCAACATCTCATTTGTAATCAGATTTAAGCACAACTTTAACATTATAAGTTTTATCCTCAAACGCGAAAGTACTTGGCCTATCAACTTCTACACTACTAATTCCTTCAACATCATTAAGTGCTGAATTCAATGCAGCAACAGCTTCTTCATCAGTCATTTGTTTGTTTTGAACTGAAGCATTAAGTTTTGACTGAATATCTTCTTTAATTACTTGATCATAATTACCAACTTTTGCTGTTACTTTGAATTGTCCATCAAAGTTGTCAACATCTCATTTGTAATCAGATTTAAGCACAACTTTAACAACATAAGTTTTATTTTCAAAACCAAAAGTATTTTGTTTATCAACTTGTACACTACTAATTCCTTCAACATCATTAAGTGCTGAGTTCAATGCAGCGATAGCTTCTTCATCAGTCATTTGTTTGTTTTGAACTGAAGCATTAAGTTTTGACTGAATATCGTTTTTTTTAATTTCAGATTCTATTGATACTTTATTTAAGTGCTTCAGAGATTGATATGAAACAATTCCTGTAACAGCGCTTGAAGTTAAAGAAACTATAGCTAATAATTGTAATAATTTTTTCATTTTATTCTCCTTTGACTAGTTAAAAAATAATTTTTCTTTTTTAATTTGCAATTTCATTTTTTACTTTTTTCATGTAAGTAATTAATTCTCTTTTGGTTAAATCTCTTAAATTAACTTCTTGTAATTTTTTTGATAAGTTTTTTTCGATTGCAACACTTCTTAATTTATTTGAATATTTTTGTAACTCATATCTTTTTTCACTTATTTTATCTGAACCATCTATTTTAGATCTTTCTGATATTGAAAGTTTTTTATCTTTTTTAAATTCTACTTGATCTTCATTCAATTCTTTTTCATACTTTTCTTCCATTTTTGAAATAAACATTGTTGCTGATACTTCAGAAATTTTAGAATCTTTTTTAGAATTAATTTTTCTTGCTTTTCCATTTACATTATTTGACTTTTTAATTTCATCTTGTTGATTAGAAATACTTTTAATTTTTAATATTTTATTATCTTTAAAAAATTCATAAATGATAAAACAAAGAATAAATGCAATAGCAACTATTAAAACTCAGTTAATTAGTAAGTCTCAAAAAATTGGAAGCAAAAATATATATCCGCCATTTACACTGTATAATAAATTAAATTCTGAAAAAGACTTTGAACCTATTGGCCCTGTAAAAAAAGAACTTGTTATTTTTCCATTAGCAAACCAACTATGATCTGTTCTGTTTACTAAATTAACTTGTGATTCAAATATTTCTTTTCATTCGTTAGTTCCATTTATAGCTTGATTTATCATTTTAAACATAAATGCTAAAATTAATAAAATAACCATGATTACTAATCAAAAAAAGATATTTTTAAATTTATTCTGTTTTATTTTTATTATTGTTTTCATTTTGTTTCCTCCTTATAATCTTTTATTTATTTTTTGTTGTCAATTTTATCTTTTTTATAAGTTAATAATTAACTTCTTTAAATTCTTATTTTTTTACTAAAATAGACTTTGCTACACTTATAAGTGGTTATATATATGCTAACAAAAAAAAAAAAAAAAGCAAATTTTTAAGTGAATTTGCTTTTAAAAATTAATTTTTCAATTTTCACACTCCATATTTGCTTGATAAAGTCGTCTTTAATATTAGTATTTCTCTTTCTTTTAAATCAAGAGATCTAAATGAAGGTTTTGTTTTTTTTGCGTTAGCTTTGCGGTTTGACTTTCTAAGAACGATTAAACGTAAATATCAAAATCATAAATCTTTTTTCTAATTGCTGAATATGAAACTTATATTTTTTGATAACTATAAAAAAATCATTCATTTTCAAAATGCTCTTTCATTATATTTTCTTTTTCTTGAGTTTAAAAGATATCTGATTTATTTTTCATAATATTTGACATGAAAAAATTCTCCTTGTATACATTTTAAATGATAATTTGTTTTTTATCATTTCGTATATTTAGAGAATTATATTGACTTCATTTTATTAAGAAAGTCTTTTTTATTTAGTGCTCACTTTTTTTTGGTAACAGTCTAATAGACTTATTTTTGTTCTTCTTCAATTGTTATTGTTTCAATTGTTTTTTTATTATATTTAATTCCTGTTCATTTTGTATCTGACATAATCAATTTTAAATTACGTGAAGGTTTAAATTTAATTATAGTTGACGCAGGTACTTCTACGCTTTCTCCATTTGATGGATTAATTGCTTGTTTTACCGGTTTCTCCATCTTAACTAATTTACCAAAGTTTTCAATTAAAACTTCTTCTCCGTTTATTAAATGATTTTCAATATTTTGAACTAAATTATTAACAATTTCATTAATTGTTTTCTTTTTATAGTCAGGATACATCTCTGCAAGTCTATCAATTAAATATTTTTTTGATACTTTATCATAACTAGTTTTTTTAACTAATTTATCTTCTCTAGTAACTTTTTCTTTAATAATTAATTGTGAATTTTTATTTTCTTGAACTTCTACTTTTTCATGAGAATAATTTGGCGCACTCTCAATTATTTTATTTTTGAAAATTAAATTTAAAATTAATAGAATTATTAAACCTAAAATAGCAAATAAATATATTCAGTTAATCAATGCATCTAAAAAAACTGGTGTTAAAAAAGTAGAACCACTATATAAATTAGATTGAACCATTGAATATAAACCAATTGGTCCTAGCATGAAACCATTTGTGTTTTTAAATCAATTTTTAAAAACATGTGAAGCAAAAACATCTGAAATAGTTTGACTTCATTGTTCATTTCCATAGTAAAAATTATTTAATAGTTTAAAAATAATCAATAAAGTGGTTGAAAGTATCATAAGCAAGATGATAATTGATAATTTGAATTTATAACTTTTGATTATTTTCATAAATTATTCCTCATCTTTCTTTTTATTTTTAACAAAGACTGCTGCTATTGCTATGGCCATAATATTAACTGCCGCTAAAACTCATAATAATATTTTAGTTTTCTTATGTGCTGGTATATTATTTTCTGACTGTGCATTTTCATTATTGTTTGAATTAACTTTTTTTGTAAAGTTAAGAGTTGCTTTACCTGTATATATTTTTGAATCTTGTTTTGGTTCAATTTGAACTTGTGCTTTATCGCCAGTTATTAATACTTTTATATCAACTTCATCTCATTGAATAGATTGATTTTCTTTTTTAATGATTGCAATTAATCCGTTTTCATTGAATTCTTCTTTTGCTACATTTTCATCTGAAACTTTAATAATTTCGCCTAAATCTTGAGTTGAATTAACTTTTATTATTAATTTACCAGAGTATAAACTTTTTGTTTCATTACCTTCTAGAACTAAATTCCCAGTTTGTTCTTCAATTGAAATTTTTAATTCACCTCAATAGATAAATAGATTAGAATACTGAGAGAAAAGTGCAGCTTTTAATTTGTCAAGATCATTCTTATCTTCTTCATTAATAAAAATACCATTGCTGAAATCATTTTCATAATTGAAAATATCATATTGCAAGTAATAACTACCTTGAATTGCTCCTGAATATGCTTCAGAGTTTTGATTAGCAACGATTTCAAAATTGTATCTATCAATTAATTTAATATGCAACTGTGTATAATCTATTGATTGATTATTAATTTTTTCTTTTGATGCATCCATTATAACTTCTTTAAGACTTTTAATTAAGATTTCATTTGTATTCCCTTTAATTTTAGAAACATCAACTCTTCCAATATCAATTGGAGATTTTACTATTTCTGAAATATTTTTTCTGTCAACTTTTACATTAACCTCTACATATTGTTCATTATTTTCAGTTATTGATGATCCTACTACTGAAACGTTTTTAGATACTATTCTAATTTTTCCTTCTTCGCCAGCTGATGGTTTTAGTTCTATATCATTTTTAGTAATATTCTTTCAACCTTTTTTATCTTGTAAATACTCAATGACATCTTCTTCAGTAGTGCTTTGGTAGAAAACAAATTCTTTTTGTTCATTAGATTCAGTATACTTAAATAAATCTTGTTCAGCTAAATTATATGTCATTGGAACAGTTATATTTGCTTCTTTTTCTAATCATTCAGAAGTAGGTTTTGCTTTAATAGTAATTATACCAGTTTGACTAACTGATGATTGGTGAAGAGTAAAATCAAAATCAGAATCATTTACATTACCTAGTCCTGTAATTAAATTTAATCTTCTAATAATTTCTGTTTTATCAATTAAATTAGAGGCATCATCTATTTTAAAGTTAGTTAAGTCATATTTTAACTTACTAATTTTAATTGTATTTGAATTACTTATTTTAACTGAAGAGGGACTTGCTTTAATTGTTATAAAACCATCTTGTCCAACTTTAGCAGGGTTCTTTCTTTCAATAATAATGTCATTTTGTCCAATTGAAATTGTAGCAGTAGAATTTTGGCTTTTTATAACTTCATTTACCATATCTATAATTTCTTTATCTGAAGAATTATTTGTTAGTACCTTATCACTAAAATTTAACGTACTTAAATCAATTGCTTCTACTGCAGGAATAACAATTTCTTGCCCTCCTGTTAAATGAGTTGCATCTGATTTTGCTTTTATTGTAATAGAACCGTTTGCACCAGGTTGTGGTAGCTTTACGCTAATTTCTGTTTCAGCAGTAACTTGTTGTTCAGTTAACTGTGTTTCATTATCTATTTTAGAATCATTTACAATTTGATTAATAATTTCTTTTTTGTAATCTTCTTCTGTTTTATTATTATCAAAACGTTTAAATATTATTTTTGAAATATCATAAATTAAATGAGGAATTTCAATTTTTTGTTCATTCATTACAAGTCTTGAACTTACAAGTGCTTTAATTTCTATTTCACCAGAATTATTGTAATTAGCTTTTTTATCAAGATTTATAGTAACATCATTATCTGTTATTTTAGTTCCTGTTACCTTTGTTAAAGCTGCTAATATTTCACTTTGTTTAGTGTTATTAGAAGGTTTTATTTCATTCTTAATGGAATTCTCTTCAGCTGCTAAATCAATTTTTGCATTGTCTGTTGGTCTTAATCTAATTAAAGAAGTAATTACATTATTTGGTTGCTTTTCTTCATCAAAAAATTGAACATATAAGTCATAACCTTTATTTGCGTGTGCATCAGGTATTTGAACTTCTCAAAATTGATTTTTTTCATTAGTTTTATTATAAACAACACCATTTTGAATAGGATTTTCTGAATCTTGCTCAGTTAATAATACTTTAGAAATATATGAATTAGCTGACAAGGTTAAATTAGGTTTTTTCCCTTCATTATATCAAACATAAACTTCACCATTTGATCCTAAACTTCAATCTAATCCAGATGATCCAACTAAATTTGATGCTCTCAATGTTTCTTGAAACTTATCATTAAATACTCTATTTACTTGGCCTCATCCTGTTGTTGGTTTTCCTTTAGCTGTAACAGTTTTATATGTTTCGTCAGCTTGATACATAACTCCATAATCAAACATCCCACTATATCTTGGTGTTGTATGATATTCTTGTGTTAAATTTTCATTTTTGTATGTTCCATCAATAGTGTAAGATGAATTTTGATATGAATTTGATTGAACTATTGTTTTTGAATCATACATAACATATTTAGTTATGTCATTAACTCATTGAACTCCCCTAATATAACCATCACCTTGACTATCTTCAATAACAGAATCATTAATTCTATCTATGTAAAATGTTTTTGGATTTGCATTTTTTATTGTTTCATTATCATGTGCTTGAGCACTTGTATCTGATGAGCCAGATGTTCCTATATACATACCTTGGCTATCAACAAATACATCATATGCTTGTCTTGTATCTGATAGTTGAGTTATTAATTCACTTTTTTTGCTATTGTCTCTATAAACTGAAACCATTCCATTAACTGTAAAATATGTATCTTTTGAATTCTCTTCAACTGCCAATATTGGATATAAACCATTATTTGTTCCTGATGCCAGTACTTCGCTTCTTTTTTCATTTTCATAATACTTAGTAATTATTCAATCCTGATTGTTATCATCTAATGTTGAATAAG
This is a stretch of genomic DNA from Mesoplasma coleopterae. It encodes these proteins:
- a CDS encoding HU family DNA-binding protein, with protein sequence MKIIKSYKFKLSIIILLMILSTTLLIIFKLLNNFYYGNEQWSQTISDVFASHVFKNWFKNTNGFMLGPIGLYSMVQSNLYSGSTFLTPVFLDALINWIYLFAILGLIILLILNLIFKNKIIESAPNYSHEKVEVQENKNSQLIIKEKVTREDKLVKKTSYDKVSKKYLIDRLAEMYPDYKKKTINEIVNNLVQNIENHLINGEEVLIENFGKLVKMEKPVKQAINPSNGESVEVPASTIIKFKPSRNLKLIMSDTKWTGIKYNKKTIETITIEEEQK